A portion of the Streptomyces sp. NBC_01335 genome contains these proteins:
- a CDS encoding UvrD-helicase domain-containing protein, with product MTRTYLSDAFATDKVEAMVKLLGLDPLDAEQWDFLQSESTQDLQAAPGSGKTTLIGLKLALMADAWTSPTRGVCVLSHTNTAKNEIADRVGILAAGRSLLRYPHFIGTIQSFVHTFLGLPAVRDRKVEVRSVDDAAFETAALQLLQRPEYSTLRSYVGRQHEGTGIVTGATFTYRDGELAVTGAARDLPFGAHSPSGKQLADLKRTLARRGIFRFQDMYAIAQEYLARHPGIAAAVTTRFPFVLLDETQDTSAAQHELLDVVFASSSTVVQRVGDTNQGIYSDAASVGGPASLFPLPGAPELQVSRRFGPQIAAVASRLTVRRPQQVRGAGPDGQVAVLLFDETTVSDVVPTFERMAAVTVPEDVLVRRPPRVLGARQNPKTSPVYPQSISCYLPGYTPTSRPTAHRTLIGAARAASARWKSGPDSYEAATELWNAVRASVSSPTGDGLPALGRLERSMATAGGRVRILLRELLVNANEFDAASWGEATEQLAVQLKLLDGCQLRQSEMEFTTAAAAGAAIGSAPATIAAVPAVRAVPGTIQSAKGETHAATLILECLGKTGRKFDVTEALRMIAESSDPLRELKSVQAAVQLVFVGATRPTHLLVLAAHRDRSKKYADAMTGAGWDIRDLTEH from the coding sequence GTGACCCGCACCTACTTGTCCGATGCCTTCGCCACCGACAAGGTGGAGGCCATGGTGAAGCTCCTGGGGCTGGACCCGCTCGATGCCGAGCAGTGGGACTTCCTGCAGAGCGAGAGCACCCAAGACCTGCAGGCCGCCCCGGGGTCGGGCAAGACGACCTTGATCGGGCTCAAGCTCGCGCTGATGGCCGACGCGTGGACCTCCCCGACCCGCGGGGTGTGCGTGCTGTCGCACACCAACACGGCCAAGAACGAGATCGCCGACCGAGTGGGCATTCTCGCCGCAGGACGCAGCCTTCTGCGCTATCCACACTTCATCGGCACCATCCAGTCCTTCGTGCACACCTTCCTCGGGCTGCCGGCCGTGCGGGACAGGAAAGTGGAGGTCCGGTCCGTCGACGACGCGGCCTTCGAGACCGCAGCGCTCCAGCTCCTGCAGCGCCCCGAATACTCCACCCTGCGCAGCTATGTGGGGCGCCAGCACGAGGGCACTGGCATCGTCACCGGGGCGACGTTCACCTACCGGGACGGCGAACTCGCGGTCACCGGAGCGGCCAGGGATCTGCCCTTCGGCGCCCATTCTCCCAGCGGAAAACAACTGGCCGACCTCAAAAGGACTCTCGCGCGCCGGGGCATCTTCCGCTTCCAGGACATGTACGCCATCGCTCAGGAGTATCTCGCCCGGCACCCGGGTATCGCCGCAGCTGTCACCACGCGCTTCCCGTTTGTTCTCCTCGACGAAACGCAGGACACCAGCGCCGCCCAGCACGAACTGCTGGACGTTGTATTCGCTTCCTCATCCACCGTCGTGCAGCGGGTGGGCGACACCAACCAGGGCATCTACAGCGACGCGGCCTCCGTAGGCGGGCCCGCCTCGCTGTTCCCGCTGCCGGGGGCCCCGGAGCTGCAGGTCAGCCGCCGCTTCGGGCCGCAGATCGCGGCCGTGGCCAGCCGCCTGACCGTCCGGCGGCCTCAGCAGGTCCGCGGAGCCGGCCCCGACGGCCAGGTGGCGGTTCTGCTGTTCGACGAGACGACGGTGTCCGACGTCGTACCGACCTTCGAGCGCATGGCCGCTGTGACCGTCCCCGAGGACGTCCTGGTGCGGCGTCCACCGCGTGTACTGGGCGCGCGACAGAACCCGAAAACCTCACCCGTCTACCCGCAGTCGATCTCCTGCTATCTGCCCGGATACACCCCGACCAGCCGCCCGACGGCTCACCGTACCCTGATCGGCGCGGCCCGCGCGGCAAGCGCCCGGTGGAAATCAGGCCCGGACAGCTACGAAGCGGCCACCGAGTTGTGGAACGCCGTGCGCGCGTCCGTCTCGTCACCGACCGGCGACGGGCTCCCGGCCCTCGGCCGCCTGGAGAGGTCAATGGCAACAGCCGGTGGGAGGGTTCGGATCCTGCTGCGTGAACTCCTCGTCAACGCGAACGAGTTCGACGCAGCGAGCTGGGGAGAGGCCACCGAGCAGCTGGCCGTCCAGCTGAAGCTCCTCGACGGCTGCCAACTGCGCCAGTCTGAAATGGAATTCACCACGGCTGCTGCGGCAGGCGCGGCTATCGGGTCGGCTCCCGCGACCATCGCCGCAGTACCGGCGGTGCGGGCCGTACCCGGGACCATCCAGAGCGCGAAGGGCGAGACCCACGCGGCAACACTGATCCTGGAGTGCCTGGGGAAGACAGGGAGGAAGTTCGACGTGACCGAGGCGCTGCGCATGATCGCCGAAAGTAGCGACCCGCTGCGGGAACTGAAGAGCGTCCAGGCCGCCGTGCAGCTCGTCTTCGTCGGCGCGACACGCCCCACTCACTTGCTGGTGCTCGCCGCCCATCGCGACCGCAGCAAAAAGTACGCGGACGCGATGACCGGCGCTGGCTGGGACATCCGGGACCTCACCGAGCACTGA
- a CDS encoding ATP-dependent nuclease, whose translation MAHLRVENFRVFGPAAQGEGERNDALSLSFTAGTNVLVGENDSGKTAIVDAIRLCLQSAASDYYRVSQDDFHLGKDGRAETFTIGCAFTDLSTEEQAVFLELLTHDRDGTAWLCVTFKAQRMDPLRNRVSVTTRTGPDGNGPALDGAARELLRATYLRPLRDAEAELRSGRGSRLSQILAGYPAMKDQDVDDFDPTGDEPPSTLRGILRRAECDIRDNKAVAEVSEDINSAYLQRFAIGDDVLRAKISVATDATLVRALERLELNLFTASDEWTRRGLGYNNALFMAAELLLLGKNELAPLLLIEEPEAHLHPQLQTRIMDLLRDKAQKPQEGDRAPVQVILTTHSPNLASSTPVECLTLVARGRTFPLRRGMTRLTEGDYAFLTRFLDVTKANMFFARGLAMVEGDAEAIFLPALADALGMPFNEHGISVVNVGHVGLFRYSRVFQRTGEQIPVRVACIRDRDLVPAGTPEAMRGKLVRWTDMTEEEISAYVTNLTTGDDGPVKTFVSDWWTLEYDLAVTSWTMARLMYRAVKLASAAARSWPDADKTEKAIARADRVVDTWIGQGLSLEEAALKIYRPLKLDNVSKPITAQFAAQLLASTPLTHSDVPPYLLDAFTYLCGEVAP comes from the coding sequence TTGGCGCATCTGCGGGTCGAGAACTTCCGGGTCTTCGGACCCGCGGCGCAGGGCGAGGGCGAGCGGAATGATGCGCTGAGCCTGTCGTTCACGGCCGGGACTAATGTGCTCGTGGGGGAGAACGACAGCGGGAAGACGGCGATTGTCGACGCGATCCGGCTGTGCCTGCAGTCCGCAGCATCGGATTACTACCGGGTCTCCCAGGACGACTTCCACCTCGGGAAGGACGGGAGGGCGGAGACCTTCACCATCGGGTGCGCCTTCACCGATCTGTCGACCGAGGAGCAGGCGGTCTTCCTGGAATTGCTCACCCACGACCGCGACGGCACCGCCTGGTTGTGTGTCACGTTCAAGGCTCAGCGGATGGATCCGCTGCGCAACCGGGTCTCGGTCACCACCCGGACCGGGCCGGACGGCAACGGCCCCGCCCTGGACGGCGCTGCTCGCGAACTCCTGCGCGCTACCTACCTGCGCCCCCTTCGGGATGCAGAGGCGGAGCTGCGCTCGGGCCGCGGGTCGCGGTTGTCCCAGATCCTCGCTGGCTACCCGGCGATGAAGGACCAGGACGTCGACGACTTCGACCCGACCGGTGATGAACCCCCGTCGACTCTGAGGGGAATTCTGCGGCGAGCTGAGTGCGATATCCGCGACAACAAGGCTGTCGCGGAGGTAAGTGAGGACATCAACTCGGCGTACCTGCAGCGGTTCGCGATCGGCGACGACGTCCTGCGCGCCAAGATCAGCGTTGCCACGGATGCGACGCTGGTCCGCGCGCTGGAGCGGCTGGAACTGAACCTCTTCACAGCATCCGACGAGTGGACGCGACGCGGACTCGGTTACAACAACGCCCTGTTTATGGCTGCAGAGCTGCTCCTGCTGGGCAAGAACGAACTGGCTCCCCTGCTGCTGATCGAGGAGCCCGAGGCGCACCTCCACCCCCAGCTGCAGACCCGGATCATGGACCTGCTGCGGGACAAGGCGCAGAAGCCGCAGGAAGGTGACAGGGCGCCTGTGCAGGTCATCCTCACCACCCACAGCCCCAACCTCGCCTCCTCGACGCCGGTCGAGTGCCTGACCCTCGTCGCGAGGGGGCGTACGTTTCCGCTGCGGCGCGGTATGACGCGCCTGACCGAGGGGGACTACGCGTTCCTGACCCGGTTCCTGGACGTCACCAAGGCGAACATGTTCTTCGCCCGGGGGCTGGCGATGGTTGAGGGAGACGCCGAGGCGATCTTCCTGCCCGCGCTCGCCGACGCCCTGGGCATGCCCTTCAACGAACACGGGATCAGCGTGGTCAACGTTGGCCACGTCGGCCTGTTCCGCTACAGCCGGGTCTTCCAACGCACTGGTGAGCAGATTCCGGTCCGCGTGGCCTGTATCCGCGACCGTGATCTCGTTCCCGCCGGCACTCCCGAGGCTATGAGGGGCAAGCTCGTGCGCTGGACGGATATGACGGAAGAGGAGATCTCCGCGTACGTCACGAACCTCACCACCGGCGACGACGGGCCGGTGAAGACGTTCGTGTCCGACTGGTGGACGCTGGAGTACGACCTCGCGGTCACGTCCTGGACCATGGCCAGGCTGATGTACCGCGCGGTCAAGCTGGCATCCGCAGCCGCACGGTCCTGGCCGGACGCCGACAAGACGGAGAAGGCCATCGCACGGGCCGACCGGGTGGTCGACACGTGGATAGGGCAGGGCCTTTCCCTGGAAGAGGCCGCCCTGAAGATCTACCGGCCGCTCAAGCTGGACAACGTCAGCAAGCCGATCACCGCACAGTTCGCCGCCCAGCTGCTCGCCTCGACGCCGCTGACTCACAGCGACGTCCCGCCCTACCTGCTCGATGCTTTCACGTACCTGTGCGGCGAGGTGGCCCCGTGA
- a CDS encoding IS256 family transposase, protein MLSVVNEDGTTEAGSLIDEIVREGARRMLAAALEAEVDQYIAELAGQRDGAGRRLVVRNGRHRPRMVTTAAGRVEVAVPRVNDKRVDEETGERKRFSSKILAPWCRKSPKVSEVLPLLYLHGLSSGDFVPAMEQFLGSSAGLSPATVTRLTKQWTADHAEFQRRDLAESDYVYVWADGVHPKVRLSQTHSCLLVLMGVRVDGTKELIAIAEGLRESTESWADLLRDCRRRGMTDPMLVVGDGAMGLWRALAEVFPQARHQRCWVHKTRNVMNALPKSAQPGARAALQEIYNAEDRAHAEKAVTAFEKAYGAKWPKATKKITGEVDELLAFYDFPAEHWVHLRTTNPIESTFSTVKLRTKVTRGAGSPAAALAMVFKLVESAQARWRAVTAPHLVALVRAGARFENGHLMERPEGKAA, encoded by the coding sequence ATGCTCAGCGTAGTCAACGAGGACGGCACCACCGAGGCCGGTTCTCTGATCGACGAGATCGTCCGGGAGGGTGCCCGGCGGATGCTGGCCGCCGCCTTGGAGGCGGAGGTGGATCAGTACATAGCCGAGCTGGCCGGGCAGCGTGACGGTGCCGGCCGTCGGCTGGTGGTCCGCAACGGCCGGCACCGGCCGCGGATGGTGACGACGGCCGCAGGGCGGGTCGAGGTTGCCGTCCCGCGCGTGAACGACAAGCGGGTCGACGAGGAGACCGGCGAGCGCAAGCGGTTCTCCTCGAAGATCCTCGCGCCGTGGTGCCGGAAGTCCCCGAAGGTCAGCGAGGTGCTGCCGCTGCTCTATCTGCACGGCCTGTCCTCGGGTGACTTCGTGCCCGCGATGGAGCAGTTCCTGGGCTCCTCGGCTGGGCTGTCGCCGGCCACGGTGACTCGGCTGACGAAGCAGTGGACCGCCGACCACGCGGAGTTCCAGCGCCGTGACCTGGCTGAATCCGACTACGTCTACGTGTGGGCCGACGGTGTCCATCCCAAGGTCCGGCTCTCGCAGACGCATTCGTGCCTGTTGGTCCTGATGGGCGTGCGGGTGGACGGCACCAAGGAGTTGATCGCGATCGCCGAGGGCCTGCGTGAGTCCACCGAGTCTTGGGCGGACCTGCTGCGGGACTGCCGTCGCCGCGGGATGACGGATCCGATGCTCGTCGTCGGTGACGGCGCGATGGGATTGTGGCGGGCCCTGGCGGAGGTGTTTCCGCAGGCCAGGCACCAGAGGTGCTGGGTTCACAAGACGCGGAACGTCATGAACGCGCTGCCGAAGTCCGCGCAGCCCGGAGCACGGGCGGCCCTGCAGGAGATCTACAACGCCGAGGACCGCGCGCACGCGGAGAAGGCAGTCACCGCGTTCGAGAAGGCGTACGGCGCGAAGTGGCCCAAGGCCACCAAGAAGATCACCGGCGAGGTCGACGAGCTGCTGGCGTTCTACGACTTCCCCGCCGAACATTGGGTGCATCTGCGCACGACGAATCCGATCGAGTCGACGTTCAGCACGGTGAAGCTTCGGACCAAGGTCACCCGCGGTGCCGGCAGCCCGGCCGCCGCCCTCGCGATGGTCTTCAAGCTCGTGGAATCCGCCCAAGCCCGCTGGCGAGCGGTCACCGCACCCCACCTCGTCGCCCTCGTCCGGGCCGGCGCCCGCTTCGAGAACGGCCACCTCATGGAACGGCCGGAAGGCAAGGCAGCATGA
- a CDS encoding IS5 family transposase translates to MRGWLPHPREKGGPDTGPSPVDRRKTGSKHHLIRDGRGTPLKVITTAANVNDVTQTLALVDGIPPVAGRPGRPRRRPKALLGDKGYDSNPNRDELRHRRILPVISRKGSPNIKGLGKLRYVVEQTFALLHHFKRLAVRWKRRTELHYAFVSLACSLICWRRLKKARS, encoded by the coding sequence GTGCGTGGATGGCTCCCACATCCGCGCGAAAAAGGGGGGCCCGACACCGGTCCGTCGCCGGTCGACCGGCGGAAGACGGGCAGCAAACACCACTTGATCCGCGACGGACGCGGCACCCCACTCAAGGTCATTACCACCGCGGCGAACGTCAACGACGTCACCCAGACCCTCGCCCTGGTCGACGGCATCCCACCTGTCGCGGGCCGCCCCGGCCGGCCCCGCCGACGACCCAAAGCCCTCCTCGGCGACAAGGGCTACGACTCCAACCCCAACCGTGACGAGCTGCGTCACCGCCGGATCCTGCCCGTCATCTCCCGCAAGGGATCGCCGAACATCAAGGGCCTGGGCAAGCTCCGATACGTCGTCGAGCAGACCTTCGCCCTTCTCCATCACTTCAAACGACTCGCCGTCCGCTGGAAACGCCGCACCGAACTCCACTACGCCTTCGTCTCTTTGGCCTGCAGCCTGATCTGCTGGAGACGCCTCAAGAAGGCCCGATCATGA
- a CDS encoding helix-turn-helix domain-containing protein, whose protein sequence is MVTPSRIALARKRRGMTLAQLSDRSGISLQSLSNYETGRTAPRSTTLNKLASVLDFPAAFFQGPPLEELPADGISWRARSKTSPRVLDAARAAGTLGATLYAWIAESFRLPTVDVPSLGRPDPETAAAMVRTRWELGEAPAPNMVHLLEAHGVRVFSLDPDHAEVDAFAVWREGVPFVFLNTLKSAERGRFDAAHELGHLVMHGSEHACSGPEAERQANTFASAFLMPRASVLGHMPSGAHVDQIIRGKRIWKVSAMALTYRLHDLGLLTDWQYRSTCAELSRLGYRSAEPEGMGERETSQVLTKVFAALRTKGVRPSAVAAELGLTSEEMNRLLFGLTLTTVAGGGQQTAPTPTRHLAAVSSPPSVAARPPSNPARAFARP, encoded by the coding sequence ATGGTGACCCCGTCCCGCATCGCACTGGCACGCAAGCGCAGAGGGATGACCCTCGCCCAGTTGTCGGACCGGTCTGGAATCTCGCTGCAAAGCCTGTCGAACTACGAAACCGGGCGAACCGCTCCGCGCTCCACCACCCTGAACAAGCTGGCATCCGTCCTGGACTTCCCCGCAGCCTTCTTCCAAGGGCCGCCACTGGAGGAACTCCCCGCCGATGGAATCTCATGGCGGGCACGCAGCAAGACCTCACCACGGGTGCTGGATGCCGCCCGCGCCGCAGGAACGCTCGGTGCGACGCTTTACGCCTGGATCGCCGAGAGCTTCCGCCTTCCAACCGTGGACGTGCCATCTCTGGGCAGGCCGGATCCGGAAACGGCCGCCGCGATGGTCCGCACACGCTGGGAACTTGGGGAAGCGCCGGCACCCAATATGGTGCACCTCCTGGAAGCCCATGGAGTGCGCGTGTTCTCCCTGGACCCCGATCACGCCGAGGTCGACGCGTTCGCCGTCTGGCGTGAAGGCGTGCCCTTTGTATTCCTCAACACCCTGAAATCGGCCGAACGAGGCCGCTTCGATGCCGCTCACGAACTCGGGCACCTCGTGATGCATGGGAGCGAGCACGCCTGCTCGGGTCCCGAAGCCGAACGCCAGGCGAACACCTTCGCATCCGCGTTCCTCATGCCCAGGGCAAGCGTCCTGGGCCACATGCCGTCGGGTGCCCACGTCGACCAAATCATCCGCGGCAAGCGGATCTGGAAGGTCTCCGCCATGGCCCTGACGTACCGCCTGCACGATTTGGGCCTGCTCACGGACTGGCAGTACAGGTCGACTTGCGCGGAACTGAGCCGGTTGGGATACCGTTCCGCCGAACCCGAGGGCATGGGGGAGCGGGAAACTTCGCAGGTGCTGACCAAGGTATTCGCGGCGCTGCGCACAAAGGGTGTGAGGCCATCCGCCGTAGCCGCGGAATTGGGGCTGACGAGCGAGGAGATGAACAGGCTTCTGTTCGGCCTCACGCTCACAACCGTCGCCGGAGGTGGACAGCAAACCGCACCCACTCCCACGCGACACCTGGCCGCAGTCAGCTCTCCTCCTTCCGTAGCCGCTCGTCCGCCGTCGAATCCCGCACGCGCGTTCGCTAGGCCCTGA
- a CDS encoding FG-GAP repeat domain-containing protein → MHNPAIPGTRRSRKMATSAAIVCAALIVSGSMTITAHAAENNAAIPGAVALPHGATPRPTFSVPGRENAVAPKAGNPMARSAVVTTAAQRADFDSDGTGDLAYRVDSGDVWTDWNYGAANALSGVNGQVKDVLLPGDMTGDGKADVLTVTPTGSLRLHNGANATSESGLSSFTTLSTGWQAYNKLVVPGDLNHDGAPDLLARSTAGLFLFPGTGTNFGKGIQVGGAGWSQFDQLVGADDLNGDGIADLLARNATGLYLYPGNGKVTGYPFGAQIKIGGAGWSQYNQITGGTDYNGNGTADLMTRGYDGKLYFYDGKGNGFFQDRLASGTGWAEVTQLAGAGNNAAWGKSGIFARTSNGTLYYYQGTGLGKLSAKYLEGTGWDRSAIRLAHSVALRSDGWSTLIAHTTYDGHLYNAFSDSEKYLAAGSKSYNLIVGPGDLNGDGKSDLIARSSTALYFYAGNGDGLSLKGRVQVGGSGWSQYNKLVGAGDFNRDGRADLLARSSAGLFFYPGTGKAATPFGARVQVGGTGWSQYSNLAAPGDINGDGISDLLASNSKGQLFFYAGTGVTKTPFKARVQIGTGGWNQYPDLG, encoded by the coding sequence ATGCACAACCCCGCAATACCCGGGACCCGGCGGTCCCGGAAGATGGCCACGTCGGCGGCGATCGTCTGCGCCGCGCTGATAGTCAGCGGTTCGATGACGATCACCGCGCACGCCGCAGAGAACAACGCCGCCATCCCCGGCGCTGTCGCTCTGCCGCACGGGGCAACCCCGCGCCCCACGTTCAGCGTCCCGGGCCGCGAGAACGCCGTGGCGCCGAAGGCGGGCAACCCGATGGCCCGTTCCGCAGTCGTCACTACGGCCGCCCAGCGTGCCGACTTCGACAGTGATGGCACCGGCGACCTCGCGTACCGCGTGGACTCGGGAGACGTGTGGACCGACTGGAACTACGGCGCCGCCAACGCCCTCTCCGGTGTGAACGGCCAGGTCAAGGATGTACTGCTGCCGGGCGACATGACCGGCGACGGCAAGGCCGACGTGCTGACGGTGACGCCTACCGGTTCGCTCCGGCTCCACAACGGCGCCAACGCGACCAGCGAGAGCGGCCTGAGCTCGTTCACCACGCTCAGCACCGGCTGGCAGGCGTACAACAAGCTCGTCGTCCCCGGTGACCTCAACCACGACGGCGCACCCGACCTGCTCGCGCGCAGCACCGCCGGATTGTTCCTCTTCCCTGGCACGGGAACGAACTTCGGCAAGGGCATCCAGGTCGGCGGCGCAGGCTGGTCTCAGTTCGACCAGCTGGTCGGCGCGGATGACCTCAACGGTGACGGCATCGCCGACCTGTTGGCCCGCAACGCCACCGGGCTCTACCTGTACCCCGGCAACGGCAAGGTCACCGGCTACCCGTTCGGGGCCCAGATCAAGATCGGAGGCGCCGGCTGGTCGCAGTACAACCAGATCACCGGTGGCACCGACTACAACGGCAACGGCACTGCAGACCTCATGACCCGCGGCTACGACGGCAAGCTGTACTTCTACGACGGCAAGGGCAACGGCTTCTTCCAGGACCGTCTGGCCTCTGGCACCGGATGGGCCGAGGTCACCCAGCTCGCCGGAGCCGGCAACAACGCGGCATGGGGCAAGTCCGGCATCTTCGCCCGGACCAGCAACGGCACCCTGTACTACTACCAGGGCACCGGACTCGGGAAGCTCTCGGCGAAATACCTCGAAGGCACCGGCTGGGACCGCTCCGCGATCCGCCTCGCCCACAGTGTCGCGCTCCGGTCCGACGGGTGGTCCACCCTGATCGCGCACACCACGTACGACGGGCACCTGTACAACGCATTCTCGGACAGTGAGAAGTACCTGGCGGCCGGCTCGAAGTCGTACAACCTGATCGTCGGCCCCGGCGACCTGAACGGTGACGGCAAGAGCGACCTGATCGCCCGCAGCTCCACCGCCCTGTACTTCTACGCCGGCAACGGCGACGGTCTCTCCCTGAAGGGCCGTGTCCAGGTCGGCGGCAGCGGCTGGAGCCAGTACAACAAGCTGGTCGGAGCCGGTGACTTCAACCGCGACGGCCGTGCGGACCTTCTGGCCCGCAGCTCCGCTGGGCTGTTCTTCTACCCCGGCACCGGCAAGGCGGCCACGCCGTTCGGTGCCCGTGTCCAGGTCGGCGGCACGGGATGGAGCCAGTACTCCAACCTGGCCGCCCCCGGCGACATCAACGGGGACGGCATCAGCGACCTCCTGGCATCCAACTCCAAGGGCCAGCTGTTCTTCTACGCGGGCACCGGAGTCACCAAGACCCCGTTCAAGGCCCGCGTCCAGATCGGCACCGGGGGCTGGAACCAGTACCCCGACCTAGGCTGA